A stretch of Saccharomyces cerevisiae S288C chromosome IV, complete sequence DNA encodes these proteins:
- the TRS23 gene encoding TRAPP subunit TRS23 (Core component of transport protein particle (TRAPP) complexes I-III; TRAPP complexes are related multimeric guanine nucleotide-exchange factor for the GTPase Ypt1p, regulating ER-Golgi traffic (TRAPPI), intra-Golgi traffic (TRAPPII), endosome-Golgi traffic (TRAPPII and III) and autophagy (TRAPPIII); human homolog is TRAPPC4): MAIETILVINKSGGLIYQRNFTNDEQKLNSNEYLILASTLHGVFAIASQLTPKALQLTQQTNIENTIPYIPYVGMSSNRSDTRNGGGNNNKHTNNEKLGSFKGDDFFKEPFTNWNKSGLRQLCTDQFTMFIYQTLTGLKFVAISSSVMPQRQPTIATTDKPDRPKSTSNLAIQIADNFLRKVYCLYSDYVMKDPSYSMEMPIRSNLFDEKVKKMVENLQ, encoded by the coding sequence atggCCATCGAAACAATACTTGTAATAAACAAATCAGGCGGACTAATCTATCAGCGGAATTTTACCAACGACGAACAGAAATTGAACAGCAATGAATACTTAATTCTTGCTAGTACACTGCACGGTGTATTCGCCATCGCGAGCCAGCTGACTCCGAAGGCATTACAGCTAACTCAACAAACGAACATCGAAAATACCATCCCATATATACCTTACGTGGGCATGTCCAGCAATAGGAGCGATACAAGAAATGGAGGTGGCAATAACAACAAACACactaataatgaaaaactgGGCAGTTTTAAAGGagatgattttttcaaagaaccATTTACGAACTGGAACAAGAGCGGATTGAGACAACTATGCACGGATCAGTTCACGATGTTCATATATCAGACCCTAACCGGCCTGAAGTTTGTCGCTATCAGCTCCAGCGTCATGCCCCAGAGACAGCCAACTATAGCCACCACCGACAAGCCTGACCGACCCAAGAGTACATCCAATTTGGCCATCCAAATAGCCGACAACTTCCTAAGGAAGGTTTACTGTTTGTATAGTGACTACGTCATGAAAGACCCATCTTACTCAATGGAAATGCCTATAAGATCTAACCTGTTCGACGaaaaagtcaaaaaaatggtagAAAACCTACAATAG
- a CDS encoding uncharacterized protein (hypothetical protein; identified by fungal homology and RT-PCR): MRRLYRHLASFFLLPSCPGNTIQSITSYPANALLRSFRHVSTETPVRNRVHNRDSQSCPFFPLMDD; encoded by the coding sequence ATGCGCCGCCTATATCGTCATCTtgcttcctttttcttactCCCTTCCTGCCCTGGAAACACCATACAATCCATCACATCATATCCTGCCAATGCACTATTACGCAGCTTTCGGCACGTGAGTACGGAAACACCAGTTCGGAACCGGGTACACAATAGGGATAGTCAAAGCTGTCCATTTTTTCCGCTGATGGATGACTGA
- the VHS1 gene encoding putative serine/threonine protein kinase VHS1 (Cytoplasmic serine/threonine protein kinase; identified as a high-copy suppressor of the synthetic lethality of a sis2 sit4 double mutant, suggesting a role in G1/S phase progression; VHS1 has a paralog, SKS1, that arose from the whole genome duplication): MMMFHNCRINNYLITSQIGEGAYGLVYRALDIRTDRQYAIKAVVQSYGVSKEADMGNDKIHKNSVKLQKKLAKLFKESKNVVRVPSIDLESIENMSEEDFKKLPHYKEISLHLRVHHHKNIVTIHEVLQSAVCTFIVMDYYPTDLFTSIVDNRHFVTNGLLVKKVFLQICSALNYCHEHGIYHCDIKPENLLLDTEDNVFLCDFGLSTTSTYIKPNVCIGSSYYMPPERISFDGRVSSSKSGGHKLGKVCPSCNGDLWSLGIILINLTCIRNPWLKADKTEDNTYYYFTKDPNILKQILPLSDDFYSLLSKILQVNPKNRMSLQELMKEVSSITSFTNEGPLSKVPPLSKSVYEKFVSPVDNTNENLSPKSYVYMHDSKAAKNLSYTSSSEEEDGIKEGIDDDNGSRSGSFGTLDTDTGLHSSFTSTSCESDNECSKISNKFSLFEKKFNELRMSSSSLTN, from the coding sequence atgATGATGTTCCATAATTGCAGAATTAATAACTACTTAATAACTTCTCAAATTGGCGAAGGCGCGTACGGTCTGGTTTACCGTGCCTTAGATATTCGTACCGATAGACAATACGCTATCAAAGCGGTTGTTCAAAGTTACGGTGTTAGCAAGGAGGCTGATATGGGCAATGATAAAATACACAAAAATAGCGTGAAATTGCAAAAGAAGCTCGCTAAACTGTTCAAGGAATCGAAAAACGTTGTCAGGGTGCCCTCTATAGATCTAGAATCAATTGAGAATATGtcagaagaagattttAAAAAGCTGCCCCATTATAAAGAGATTTCGCTACACCTAAGAGTCCACCATCATAAGAACATTGTCACCATACATGAGGTGCTACAATCTGCAGTCTGCACGTTCATTGTCATGGATTATTACCCAACAGACCTATTCACGTCTATTGTAGATAACAGACATTTTGTCACTAATGGACTGCTAGTAAAAAAGGTTTTTCTACAGATCTGTTCTGCTCTTAATTATTGCCATGAGCACGGCATCTACCACTGTGACATCAAGCCTGAAAACTTGCTACTGGATACAGAAGATAACGTTTTCCTATGCGATTTTGGTCTATCCACTACTTCCACATATATAAAGCCAAATGTTTGCATTGGTAGCTCGTATTATATGCCCCCTGAAAGAATCTCATTTGATGGGAGAGTTTCCAGCTCTAAAAGTGGGGGACATAAGTTGGGTAAGGTTTGTCCCTCATGTAATGGCGATTTGTGGTCATTAGGTATCATCCTTATCAATTTGACATGCATCAGAAATCCCTGGCTGAAGGCTGACAAAACCGAGGATAATACCTACTATTATTTCACTAAGGATCCCAATATACTAAAGCAAATCCTACCGCTTTCCGATGACTTTTACTCATTATTATCTAAGATTTTACAAGTGAATCCGAAGAATAGAATGAGCTTGCAAGAGTTGATGAAAGAAGTTAGTTCTATTACAAGCTTCACCAATGAAGGCCCGTTATCAAAAGTGCCGCCTCTTTCCAAGTCTGTTTATGAAAAGTTCGTTAGCCCCGTCGATAACACGAATGAGAATTTGTCTCCAAAATCCTACGTGTACATGCACGATAGTAAAGCTGCCAAGAATTTATCTTATACATCTTCAAgtgaggaagaagatggaATCAAAGAAGGGATAGACGATGATAATGGCAGTCGCAGTGGCAGTTTCGGAACGCTAGACACAGACACTGGATTGCATTCTTCGTTCACAAGCACTTCTTGCGAGTCCGATAACGAATGTTCTAAGATTTCCAACAAATTTTCCTTgttcgaaaaaaaattcaacgAACTTCGCATGAGTTCCTCTTCTTTAACTAACTAA
- a CDS encoding gluconokinase (Putative gluconokinase; sequence similarity to bacterial and human gluconokinase; green fluorescent protein (GFP)-fusion protein localizes to the cytoplasm; upregulated by deletion of the RNAP-II associated factor, PAF1) has translation MTEKHKTMGKFKVIVLAGTAGTGKSTIAGELIHEFKDIYPDLKFIEGDDLHPPANVEKMTRGIPLNDDDRWDWLKKVAVESTKAAASTKEHLSIVACSSLKKKYRDLIRHTCPESEFHFIFLYASKIEVLKRLKTRKGHFMKADMMESQFRDLELPDINDETDCDIVPLDFKTFYQIEKDVIQVVKSKVLNIE, from the coding sequence ATGACAGAGAAACACAAAACTATGGGGAAATTTAAGGTTATTGTATTGGCAGGTACTGCAGGTACAGGAAAATCAACCATTGCAGGTGAACTAATCCATGAATTTAAAGATATATACCCGGATTTGAAATTCATCGAAGGTGATGATTTACACCCGCCTGCCAACGTAGAAAAGATGACAAGAGGGATTCCATTAAATGACGACGACCGTTGGGACTGGTTGAAAAAAGTTGCCGTAGAATCTACAAAAGCTGCAGCAAGCACTAAGGAGCATTTGTCAATTGTTGCTTGCTCGAgcttgaagaagaaatacaGAGATTTGATTAGGCACACATGCCCTGAATCGGAGTTCcattttatctttttgtaTGCAAGTAAAATAGAAGTTCTGAAAAGGCTCAAAACAAGGAAGGGTCATTTCATGAAAGCTGATATGATGGAGTCTCAATTCAGGGATCTGGAGTTACCAGACATCAACGACGAAACTGACTGTGACATTGTTCCCTTAGATTTCAAAACGTTTTatcaaattgaaaaagatgttATACAGGTGGTAAAAAGTAAAGTTTTGAATATTGAGTAA
- a CDS encoding uncharacterized protein (hypothetical protein) produces MGYILTGYSSRHDKRKKHALPLHRYASSSINLQHHVHLLETRVSSKRPISEDQRTIRLPAKKLRHHQKLTLQDLPVEIIQHIFVFTKGEPSMVTLNRFFYSCLKPSFSLLSKIMWEKYLFDPLEFGVSNIKAYSRNIVIPTLFEHETFFRLLLDHHPILLKNISHFLPRKHYQDMQNGDFDTSKELDLCSMNTEDTSKEDFPKNFYNNMHIFLTRRECVKSLGNHFTLKNPYDVISPFIEWFFQGIDMQGTDLSPKFTFVSLFESIDLILYVSGSTVQKLASIEPLTTVIFLLYFTYADSLGSLNFEFFLQNRSRLQLIEKFILKYYYNPSLTENELLSDSTIWDLLRRVSDLKLIDLVVKCGGRPQYGVMFA; encoded by the coding sequence ATGGGTTATATTTTGACAGGATATTCTAGCCGTCATGAtaagagaaagaaacatGCACTTCCTTTGCATCGGTATGCATCGTCTTCGATAAACTTGCAGCACCATGTGCATCTCTTAGAGACCCGGGTTTCATCCAAGAGGCCAATATCGGAAGATCAAAGGACTATCAGGCTTCCTGCGAAGAAACTTAGGCATCATCAAAAGCTAACTTTGCAAGATTTACCTGTAGAGATTATTCAACATATTTTCGTTTTCACAAAGGGTGAACCGTCGATGGTCACCTTGAACAGGTTCTTCTATAGTTGCTTGAAGccatctttttcattattatcgAAGATCATGTGggaaaaatatcttttcGATCCCCTGGAGTTTGGCGTAAGTAATATAAAAGCttattcaagaaatattGTGATCCCTACATTATTTGAGcatgaaactttttttagACTACTACTAGATCATCATCCTATcctgttgaaaaatatttctcattttcttccCAGAAAGCACTATCAAGATATGCAGAATGGCGATTTTGATACATCTAAAGAGCTAGACTTGTGTTCAATGAACACTGAAGATACATCGAAAGAAGACTTCCCTAAAAACTTTTACAACAATatgcatatttttttaacacGTAGGGAATGTGTGAAGTCTCTAGGTAATCATTTTACTTTGAAGAATCCATATGATGTGATATCCCCTTTTATAGAATGGTTTTTTCAAGGTATTGATATGCAAGGAACTGACCTAAGCCCTAAGTTTACCTTTGTTTCTCTATTTGAATCAATAGATTTAATCCTATACGTCTCTGGATCTACAGTGCAAAAACTAGCGTCTATTGAACCCCTTACGACtgtaatatttttattatatttcaCGTATGCTGATTCACTAGGGAGTCTGAACTTTgagttttttttgcagAATAGATCAAGATTACAGCTCATAGAGAAATTTATCCtgaaatattattacaATCCATCATTGACAGAAAACGAACTTTTATCTGATAGCACTATATGGGACCTGTTAAGGCGGGTGTCTGATTTAAAACTCATAGATTTGGTCGTTAAATGCGGCGGAAGGCCTCAATACGGGGTTATGTTTGCATAA
- the PAM1 gene encoding Pam1p (Essential hypothetical protein; exhibits variable expression during colony morphogenesis; overexpression permits survival without protein phosphatase 2A, inhibits growth, and induces a filamentous phenotype; PAM1 has a paralog, SVL3, that arose from the whole genome duplication) translates to MTSALRVLVCGDHPNLILYTSRFQHAKNIEFYLVNNSKNANYEVSSLFYGTERFQIQNHFQSLLDLVDLNNENGGLVFDLIIMSASSLQEIPQVLRDIKPMMNKTTKILFESSGFIYLEPFIKASVDLSLSNIFSIFTDYDIRRLDNGSYKQFTTANAKSFSVSIGQTTSVHENSYSSDIIPILNTFQKLFQKLFPRDVVTLYDHSPSAFLAKEWELALPQICFDPLLIILEEKNPSTLDDHVLAKPLISGLLGESLLIIKKMGIAMNNPNFQNEQTILKHWKNKCEDLPDGPALLYNFIHKASSLNIDLLLLQPILLADDFGVKTPYLECLFTMMTQYQLLNKGDSEWFIRKDENTALTRVDDLQNSIALKDGKIMQLQNSESTLKNEIKELQSQVLSLKQEVSSSKANNGQELEILKKKVQMGDNSLFDRPNSNTNGISPSDNIVDVDLNYERSDQGNNSSGNDSRRQSFFNSTSDTTLSRDETSLKERELEVRMKELELQERELELQRKALQQQQQYQQRPPKQVYSGPSGTPTSGNNNNKSYNPNRKSSYSQPQHVAMMTSRGLHGPSAASSSPVISANNFVDPVSSGTPYSSNSSRFSQQIPSQQYMHTVKPTSRKNRSSVMPNIGYVPGLTNNEYGRKFNGNGMNGTQSRLNSLSNQSTFRSQQGPPITQQKSFQNNGGSMRTNRIPSANYNISNQQSGFVNSISSPNLSNLENRNTVQNSRNADSAPCVNQLNSDSPPQLQSLSQNGTSKVPQINITQPSPIQTNFATSDNPAAVIKLGTPSEDTVSAAATANNISTMGDESRKEDVKEKKKKKFSFFGKRKK, encoded by the coding sequence ATGACATCTGCATTAAGGGTTTTGGTATGCGGAGATCACCCAAATCTCATTCTGTACACATCCAGGTTTCAACATGCCAAAAATATAGAATTTTATCTTGTGAACAACTCAAAAAATGCCAACTACGAGGTTAGTTCACTATTTTATGGGACGGAACGGTTTCAGATTCAAAACCATTTCCAATCGCTCCTAGATTTAGTAGACCttaataatgaaaatggtgGCTTGGTATTCGACTTGATAATAATGAGTGCGTCTTCACTGCAAGAAATCCCGCAGGTATTGAGAGATATAAAACCTATGATGAATAAGACAACAAAGATACTATTTGAAAGTAGCGGGTTTATATATTTGGAGCCATTCATCAAGGCTTCAGTTGATCTTTCGCTgtcaaatattttcagCATTTTCACCGATTATGACATAAGACGGTTGGACAATGGCTCATACAAACAGTTCACGACTGCAAATGCCAAATCCTTTTCTGTTTCGATCGGTCAAACGACATCCGTTCACGAAAACAGCTATTCAAGTGATATTATTCCTATTTTGAATACATTTCAGAAATTGTTCCAAAAACTGTTTCCTAGGGACGTTGTGACTCTTTACGATCATTCTCCCTCCGCTTTCTTGGCAAAAGAATGGGAACTAGCTTTGCCTCAAATATGTTTCGATCcattattaataatattagaaGAGAAGAATCCATCAACCTTGGATGACCACGTTTTGGCCAAACCTCTTATTTCAGGTTTACTAGGCGAGAGcttattaataataaaaaaaatgggtaTAGCCATGAACAatccaaattttcaaaatgaaCAGACTATATTGAAACATTGGAAGAATAAGTGCGAAGACTTACCTGATGGGCCGGCACTTTTATATAATTTCATCCATAAGGCTTCATCTTTGAATATTGACTTATTGTTATTACAGCCGATATTATTAGCAGATGACTTTGGCGTGAAGACACCATATTTAGAATGTTTGTTTACAATGATGACTCAATATCAATTGTTAAATAAAGGTGATTCTGAATGGTTTATTAGAAAGGATGAGAACACAGCGTTAACTCGCGTTGATGATTTACAAAACAGTATCGCACTTAAAGATGGAAAAATCATGCAGCTGCAAAATTCGGAATCAACCCTGAAAAATGAGATAAAAGAACTTCAAAGTCAAGTTTTGAGCTTAAAACAAGAAGTGTCCTCAAGTAAAGCAAATAATGGACAAGAGttggaaattttaaagaagaaagtgcAAATGGGAGACAATTCATTATTTGATCGCCCAAATAGTAATACTAATGGTATATCTCCCTCTGATAACATTGTTGATGTTGATTTAAATTACGAAAGGAGTGACCAAGGTAATAATAGTAGTGGTAATGATAGCAGAAGACaatcttttttcaactcCACATCTGATACAACATTATCCAGAGATGAAACCTCGTTGAAAGAGCGTGAGTTAGAAGTACGAATGAAGGAATTAGAACTTCAAGAGCGTGAGTTAGAGTTACAGAGAAAAGCCCtccagcaacaacaacaatatcAACAGAGACCGCCTAAGCAAGTATACTCCGGTCCTTCTGGTACACCAACCAGCggcaataacaataataaaagttACAATCCAAATAGAAAATCTTCCTATAGTCAGCCTCAACATGTGGCTATGATGACCAGCAGAGGTCTACATGGTCCTAGCGCTGCAAGCTCTAGCCCTGTCATTTCTGCCAACAATTTTGTTGATCCAGTTTCTTCTGGGACGCCATATAGCAGCAATAGTTCTCGATTTAGTCAGCAAATTCCATCGCAGCAATACATGCATACTGTTAAGCCAACGAGtagaaaaaacagaagTAGTGTCATGCCTAATATAGGTTACGTCCCAGGGCTAACCAATAACGAGTATGGTAGAAAGTTTAACGGTAATGGTATGAATGGTACCCAAAGCCGTCTGAATTCACTTTCAAACCAAAGTACGTTTAGATCTCAACAGGGTCCACCGATAACACAGCAAAAATCGTTTCAAAATAACGGTGGTAGCATGAGGACAAATCGCATACCATCTGCAAATTACAATATTTCAAATCAGCAATCGGGTTTTGTTAACTCTATTTCAAGTCCAAATCTAAGCAATTTGGAGAATAGAAACACAGTACAAAACAGTAGAAATGCGGATTCTGCTCCGTGCGTTAATCAATTGAACAGTGACTCTCCGCCCCAATTACAGTCTCTATCTCAAAACGGTACCTCAAAAGTTCCTCAGATCAATATTACGCAACCATCACCAATTCAGACCAACTTTGCTACGAGTGATAACCCTGCTGCTGTAATAAAACTAGGGACACCTTCTGAAGATACAGTTTCAGCTGCGGCAACAGCCAATAATATAAGTACAATGGGAGATGAAAGCCGCAAAGAGGACgttaaggaaaaaaagaagaaaaagttcagtttctttggaaaaaggaaaaagtaa
- the BTT1 gene encoding CCR4-NOT core subunit BTT1 (Heterotrimeric nascent polypeptide-associated complex beta3 subunit; complex binds ribosomes via its beta-subunits in close proximity to nascent polypeptides; interacts with Caf130p of the CCR4-NOT complex; similar to human BTF3; BTT1 has a paralog, EGD1, that arose from the whole genome duplication), whose amino-acid sequence MPVDQEKLAKLHKLSAANKVGGTRRKINKKGNLYNNNDKDNTKLQAELHKLHPMTIENVAEANFFKKNGKVLHFNSAVVQIAPQCNLTMIHGQPKENTLNGLYPSVASQLGSQELEYLTGLAHNLENEQTVLDQLGDRCSETKQQVMNS is encoded by the coding sequence ATGCCTGtagatcaagaaaaattagcTAAGCTGCACAAGTTATCAGCAGCAAACAAAGTTGGTGGTACcagaaggaaaataaacaaGAAAGGtaatttatataataacaATGACAAGGATAATACCAAGTTACAAGCTGAACTTCATAAACTGCATCCAATGACCATTGAAAACGTTGCCGaagcaaattttttcaaaaagaatggCAAGGTTTTACATTTTAACAGTGCAGTTGTACAGATTGCCCCTCAATGCAATCTCACAATGATTCATGGCCAACCGAAAGAGAATACACTTAATGGGCTGTATCCGAGCGTAGCCTCTCAATTAGGTAGCCAAGAACTTGAGTATTTGACAGGTTTGGCTCATAACCTAGAAAATGAACAGACGGTGCTCGACCAGCTGGGCGACAGATGCAGCGAGACAAAACAACAAGTGATGAATAGCTGA
- the MET32 gene encoding Met32p (Zinc-finger DNA-binding transcription factor; involved in transcriptional regulation of the methionine biosynthetic genes; targets strong transcriptional activator Met4p to promoters of sulfur metabolic genes; feedforward loop exists in the regulation of genes controlled by Met4p and Met32p; lack of such a loop for MET31 may account for the differential actions of Met32p and Met31p; MET32 has a paralog, MET31, that arose from the whole genome duplication) gives MEDQDAAFIKQATEAIVDVSLNIDNIDPIIKELLERVRNRQNRLQNKKPALIPAENGVDINSQGGNIKVKKENALPKPPKSSKSKPQDRRNSTGEKRFKCAKCSLEFSRSSDLRRHEKTHFAILPNICPQCGKGFARKDALKRHYDTLTCRRNRTKLLTAGGEGINELLKKVKQSNIVHRQDNNHNGSSNG, from the coding sequence ATGGAGGATCAGGATGCTGCATTTATCAAACAGGCTACAGAAGCAATAGTGGATGTATCATTAAATATAGATAACATAGATCCTATAATAAAAGAGTTATTAGAAAGGGTAAGGAATAGGCAAAACAGgttacaaaataaaaaaccaGCACTCATACCGGCAGAAAATGGTGTTGATATAAATAGTCAAGGCGGTAACATAAAGgttaaaaaggaaaacgCATTACCAAAACCACCGAAGTCCAGCAAAAGCAAACCCCAAGATCGTAGAAATAGTACTGGTGAAAAAAGATTTAAATGTGCGAAATGTTCGTTGGAATTTTCAAGATCATCAGATTTGAGAAGGCACGAAAAGACACACTTCGCCATATTGCCTAACATTTGTCCTCAATGTGGCAAAGGTTTTGCAAGGAAAGATGCATTGAAAAGACATTATGATACACTGACATGTAGGAGAAACAGGACTAAATTACTAACTGCGGGTGGTGAGGGTATCAATGAATTACTGAAAAAAGTCAAGCAATCCAACATCGTTCATCGTCAAGATAACAACCACAATGGTAGCAGTAATGGCTGA